Part of the Henckelia pumila isolate YLH828 chromosome 2, ASM3356847v2, whole genome shotgun sequence genome is shown below.
catatgtttatttataaatcccattatcaaccaatatatcaatatgtaattggatgggctatacatatatatttcacacaatatcaaaatattaaatatatataattttttttttacataaatattttctaaaaactttgagaataatataattaaaaggataatagaaatcattttcataacatgtatatcatcagtaatattaatgtaaaagtctcaactccatattctctcgggttaaagtatttcatatatagctgtttttcactcatggagttggaagaaaattatacactctttgaaaatggctagtaaagcagacaatcaaataacctaatattgaaaataagataggatgatttacaaagaataaacccattttttttttgtttttttttttttttgcttggctgcaaaattgtttttacataatcaaatacctccaataaactttgaaaatgtaacatttttttttcaaagtttatttatttttttattttttatgaggtaatctattacattaataattatagtagagatattaatactctacatctttacaatcaaacttcaaacaactttgcagccaattttcatttttcttttttttttctttttttttttcaaaatgggtttaatctaataatcaaccatttcttaataatcaataaaagcttataagttgttttctcaattcttacccctcactcacaaaatttatgtgagtaactattgcacttttacaaattaattccctcaattatacatgttattatttattcaatcaatatcactttaattatatactcataaaagttttagaaaatatgtatttgaaaacacacaattatatattatttataacttatatcccatcaattatatattttctattaaattgataaaaagaagaataaataaacatctatacaaaaagacttcattttcttagtagtttgcaatttaaatatatacggaatattaaaatctaatctattgtgataagatgataaataaaaactaatgcgtgtcaggagtttttgactccttactctgccattgaaaaagaaaaataaatattattatagaaatatatattttttttttaaattttaaatttttttttttttttttttttagagataaaccctcccccaaacctgaatatgacattgtttttaattttttttttttttaagaaaaataaagagtacatgatgaaagagatatcacctggaattattgaagatgaggaacaaacacaaaccatttcatgacatgttgaatcaatgatccagttttcttttcttactggttggttgagaccaattgatctttgttatagctgaatcaggttgatgaacaaaagcttggagatcatcaattaattggtcttcattcgaagcagagatgagcatccttcgtgaattttctgaaataaaattttgttccacggctacatcgagaaaagtcaacaaaccatcataatagttattgatattcaacaagccaacaggtttattatggatattaagttgtgcccaagaaacaacatgaaaaatttcttctaaagtaccaaaaccaccaggtaaggcaataaaagcatcagaattttctatcattttagttattctctcgtacattgatgaaactttcaactcttccccaaccgtaatacctgtaatatttccttcagctaaagctgtaggaataatacccaaaacctgactacctccaagatgagctgctattgaaatagatcccattaacccaatattgcctcctccgtaaaccaagtgaatttttctctctgctaactttttttcaagattaattgctgcatcaacaaatatttcattctttccagtattagaaccacaaaagacacaaatatttttcaatttttgtgaagaagatcctgtcatgtttttttctttttttaaaaaaaaatatagagagagttgagtgattttataaggaaaacaaggaataagacagaaatagaaatacagatgtgaacaaaatgatgaaaatagtaaaaaaatatatatatatatatatataataataacatgcatgcgtataaacagtgatgtgattgtggctcacagtattccttcaatatttatgagtcgagggttggcttaccatccaattttcttataaattggcaaatagggtcttttttagtcagattcccaagaccatcaccatgacgctgcgcttggaatagtttccataaatggagaagttgaccttgtacatctccactagaatgcgtctcaagagtcaatgagatatcatccaatgactctttactcagcccattcttaatgaaatcaattttatcttctctatttgtggaaacatatcccaaagatctgcattgtctattacaagtccatctggcacaattatgacaaacatctaaccttttagcccttcttttcttcgcataggtactttttcctagtccagacatatttcgaacaagtaagaattttggaacttcaccacctaatcgaaccttggcttcaattataagacgaatatcctccgggattcctttttgcataagcattctcaacctttcacatctgccttcataaatcattctcagaacttttttagaaacagatggaaaatatttaccaagttttttgatagcttcatccataatatatatttatatatatattcaattattttgggaaattgaaataaaaccgactgaaagtagtcacgaagtaccgttatccgccacttaaccgggaagtgaactcaattctgcaaaaataaaataaaaatataagtaacaattaagttggttcatataaaggcataaactcttcattaagaacttcattttctataaacggtttaaatctttgcccattaactttaaatacattattatttttaggattttcaacatcaacagcaccatgaggatagacaaatttaacaataaatggtccagaccatcgcgatctaagttttcctggaaacaaatgcaagcgagaattataaagtaaaactttttgtccgatttcaaaagattttctcataatatttttatcatgaaatgcttttgttttatctttataaatctttgcattttcatatgcatcatttcttaattcttctagttcatttaattgcaattttcttgatttagatgcatcatctaaattagtattaaacgctttaattgcccaataagctttatgttcaatttcaacaggtaaatgacaatgctttccaaaaactaatctatatggtgacatccccaatgatgttttaaatgcagttctatatgcccataatgcatcacttaatcttaaagaccaatcttttcgatttggattgactgttttttccaaaatttgttttatttctttatttgcaagttcaacctgaccattcgtttgagggtgatatggagtagaaactttatgtgtaataccatattttcttaacaacgaagaaaatgatttatttataaaatgacttcccccatcacttattatagctctaggtattccaaatcgactaaaaatattttctttcaaaaattttatcacaactttatgatcattagttctacatgcaattgcttcaatccattttgaaacataatcgacagctactaaaatataagtgaatccaaaagataatggaaatggacccataaaatctattccccaactgtcaaatatttcaataatcatgattggatttaaaggcatcatgtttcgttttgaaattgaacccattttctgacaattttcacaagatttgcaaaatgaatgtgtatctttgaataaagaaggccaataaaatccacattgaaagatttttgcagctgttttctttgacgaaaaatgacctccacatgcctcagaatgacaaaatttaatgacactacttatCTCATTGTCGGatatgcatcgtcgaaaaatttgatcaggacaatacttaaacaaataaggatcatcccaataaaattttttgacctctttcaagaatttatttttatcttgtgaactccaatgagaaggcattttatttgtcacaagaaaatttacaatattagcaaaccaaggcatagtagtagcataaaatagttgatcatccggaaaattttcatttattggtatttcattttgagatgattcagaaattattcttgataaatgatcggctactacattttcttttccttttttatcttttattacaagatcaaattcttgtaacaacaaaatccatcttattaatctcggcttagaatcttgtttatttgataaatattttatggcagaatgatcagtgtaaacaatagtagtagaaccaattaaataggatcgaaatttatctaatgcaaacactactgaaagtaattctttttcagttgttgaataattgatttgagcactatttaaggttctacttgcataatagatcacataaggtttaccttcttttctttgtcctaacacggctcctacagcataatcacttgcatcacacattaattcaaatggtaaagaccaatcaggaggttgtaaaataggtgatgtagttaaaagattaattatttttttaaaagaagtttcacattcttgagtccattcaaattgtgcatcttttgttaaaagatttgaaattggtttcgatattatgctaaaattttttataaatcttctataaaatcccgcatgaccaaaaaatgatcgaatttctttgatcgtgtttggtgatggtagattagcaataacatcaaccttagctttatcaacttcaattcctttttcagatatgacatgccctaacacaattccggatttaaccatgtagtgacatttttcccaatttaaaacaagatttttttcttcacatctttttaaaacttcttccaaatttttaagacagttttcaaatgagtttccaaaaacagttatatcatccataaaaacttccacaaattcttcaatcatgtcactaaaaatacttagcatgcatctttgaaaagtagccggggcattacataaaccaaatggcattcttttaaaagcaaaagttccgaacggacaagtgaaagtagttttttcttgatcttctaatgatattggtatttgataataccccgaatacccatcaagaaaacaataataaggattacctgccactttctctaaaatttgatctaaaaatggtaacggaaagtgatcttttctagttgcatcatttaattttctataatcaatgcacatacgccaactagatggaatcctagcttgtaataattctcccttttcattttttataacagtgatgcctgatttttttggtactacttgtgttggacttacccatttactatccgagattggataaataattccggcatctaatagttttaaaacttcatttttaacaacttctttcatgtgtggatttaatcttctttgtggttgttgatatgttttagcattttcttccaagtgaattctatgtgtgcagattaaaggatttataccttttatatcttgcaaagtccatccaattgcatttttgtgttttttaagtagtgttattacatcttcttcttgttttggtaagagggtagaagatattacaataggatatgtttgattttcaccaagaaaagcatattttagttctattggcaagggttttaattcaagttttggacgatcattttcttttacttcttcaagttcattaatttcttcaaataactttgatttaaaaacattttttgaatcaaaactttccactaaacaaacttcagattgttgatttaagttttcttggtgtatattttcttccacaattgtttctattgcattatcatcttcatcttcattaatacttggttgtttacataaattgaacacattaagttctaaagtcatatttccaaaagacaatttcattattccatttcgacaattaattaaagcatttgaagttgctagaaatggacgtcccaatattactggaatttcgttatgtacttctattggttgtgtatccaagacaataaaatccacaggatatatgaatttatcgacttgaactaacacatcttctacgatacctctaggtattttgattgacctatcggctagtaaaagagtgacagatgtaggttttaaatctcccaaattaagcttttcataaactgaataaggaattaaattcacacttgctcccaaatctaacaaagcttttttaattttattttttccaataatacatgaaattgttggacaaccgggatctttatatttcaaggtagaattattttgaataatagagcttacttgctccgttaagaatgctttcttctttacatgcaattgtcttttcacagtacataaatcttttaaaaactttgcataagaaggcacttgtttaatagcatctaataatggaatatttatttttacttgtttaaaaacttcataaatatcagaatcatttttttgttttttattatttactaatgcatgaggaaaaggaacatgtttatttattttatcatcaattttcttatttttaggactcaaagcatcatctttctcaaaagtatcaggatttgaatccttactctttgagtttaattgatctttgttttcatcactatatggatcattaactatttgaccacttctaagagtaataatagattttacttgatcaaatttttcttgattttgatttttagggttaggttgtggttgagatggaaattttcctttttcatgaatattaagtgcagatgcaaattttgcaagagtttctttcaaatcattcatagattgaatgttttgaatattgatagactcttgcttttgaatgtatgcatgaatttcatattcaaaattttttcttggaggtgggatataaggagcataaccttgatgattttggttattttgaagaggttgttgtgaaggttgtgcattattatcgttcctccaactaaaattgggatgatttctccaaccaggattgtatgtttgtgaaaaaggatctaatgttggttttttaaaattgttaacataattggcttgttcatggagacattctttaaatgaaggcaaagtaggacaattttttgtaagatgatcatgtgtgtcacatatatgacaaacaatttcttgaacactttttaattgatcactctttttcatttctaatgactcgatttttcttgctaaagatgcaagtttagcttgaacatctacatcatctttaagatgataaataccacccccatttgttgaattattggttttacttggtggttcaattgagcctatattatcccaattttgagcattttctgctaatgactccaaatattccatagcttcatttgggtttttatcttcaaaagttccattacacatgaattctatcatttgcctatctttaggtattaaaccttcataaaagtgagaaactattctccatatttcaaaaccatgatgtgggcatgtattaagtaactctttatatctatcccaacattgataaaatgtttccccttgtttttgagaaaaagttgtaatttgtcttttaaaagagtttgttctatgggaaggaaaaaacttttttagaaattgttgttgcatttcttcccatgatcttattgaacttgatctcaaattttgcaaccatgttttagctttatcttttaaggaaaaagggaaaagctttaatcgaacagtatccatgctacaattttgatcattataagtgttgcaaacctactcaaattctcttaaatgcaaatatggattttcagaatctaatccatgaaaatttggtaaaagttgaatgacttgtggcttaaaattgaaattagatgcatcaggaggaaaaactaaacaagatggtgtactagttcttattggattcatatggtgcctaagtgttcttggttgttcatgttcttgatgatgattattattattattatcatcttgattattagaattatcgtccatgtttaaaatattttcagttactcgaacaagtctaccactttgtttacgactccaaacaatcatacaattaaaaacaacatactatttacataataacaaaattaaacttaatttatacctccccggcaacggcgccaaaaacttgctacaacttaaattgtaattcacccaagtgtaggttgtctgcaagtaatatactcgtgagtacgagatcgatccacggagaggatgttgtaagtttaattttagcaataatatattatagatgaaaatattattataaaacttcaaatacacaaattataaaattgtcaaggtttcaaaggttcattgttggtttatttaagattgcttaataaaaataaataaaagaaactaaaataaaaataaacataaaagaacaatgaaatatttaaacaagtatatcatataatatagttcccactatattaatatcagattaaccgatatttaatacatggtacccataatatatatatagatgaataaatataaacataaaaagaacaattaaatatttaaacaagtatatcatataatatagttcccactatattaatatcaatcgatatttaatacatggtacccataatatatatataaatgcataaatataaattgacataaaagtaaatgttagatcaaatcacaatattttatttagaacaaccggcagagccacgctatcatctaaataaaatatatgactttatgttagatgcgagaaagtaaatgttagttgcggaaaagtaaatgttagttgcgataaagtaaaagttagatgcgagaaagtaaatgttagttcaaatcacaatatattatttagaacaaccgacagtgtcacgctatcgtctaaataatatatatgactttattataaatagatacatatatttatagtatataattattgtagtatttattgtatcatatttgacaacaaatcaaggtaaccacattcaaggtaccaagcatttgatgtaaatagataacaacaaatcatccaaaattatacctacaaataaagatccattagtaaaaataaaaatagaaaagaaaagaatatacaaaatatagacaatcttacttgaccaacaatgaaaccttttcaccttgacataaaaagatttagctttccatgaacatgaaactcaagaataaaaataaaagaaatttcatacttgaacttgagaaacttgcacactcaaacttttattcttacacacacaatatttattttacaaatgaagaattctctacactcttgcacactacaaagcttatacaacacatctatttataggccaaatgagagcaagagtcaaaggctcattaaatgtgaaatagtaaagttggtgggtgcttgtctccttgaatgtcaataccatgacccaactttaattggcatgtttgatgccttagaccaccgattcaacctttcttttcaacatagaacacgtaggatattttgtgtagatgtgt
Proteins encoded:
- the LOC140878704 gene encoding uncharacterized protein → MGEELFEALMLFEEINELEEVKENDRPKLELKPLPIELKYAFLGENQTYPIVISSTLLPKQEVAVDYVSKWIEAIACRTNDHKVVIKFLKENIFSRFGIPRAIISDGGSHFINKSFSSLLRKYGITHKVSTPYHPQTNGQVELANKEIKQILEKTVNPNRKDWSLRLSDALWAYRTAFKTSLGMSPYRLDIRLIIEAKVRLGGKSTYAKKRRAKRLDVCHNCARWTCNRQCRSLGYVSTNREDKIDFIKNGLSKDQVLGIIPTALAEGNITGITVGEELKVSSMYERITKMIENSDAFIALPGLLNINNYYDGLLTFLDVAVEQNFISENSRRMLISASNEDQLIDDLQAFVHQPDSAITKINWSQPTRANLYCALEIGTIRGTKLIENSSTSEITGLAGNSVKETLDKNESHPYIISCLDCKKDMIRVFLKLIAASN